Part of the Neovison vison isolate M4711 chromosome 14, ASM_NN_V1, whole genome shotgun sequence genome is shown below.
CTTCAAATCTGTTTTTCTAGTGTTAAcgtaatacattttatatttcccatggccatttctcttccttccctgactGCGGCATCCTGGTACCACATTCTCCCTGATCCGGCTCTGTGTATGCCTAAATGGCACCCAACTAGGTCGAGAAGtatctttgcccaggcttctagGGTCACTGTAAGTGAGCGCCCAGTGATCAAGGACTAGGTCCTACATGATAAGTTATCTGTATGATACAGAGTGATAACTGTTATATTCCTCCAAGTGCCTACCACAATACCTTGTATTTTGCCAAAGGATATATTTGTTAGTGGGAGGGGAAGGGTTGGAATCCCTGGGATCACAGGGACAGAGAGGTCTGCTCTGGCTAAACTCTGACCGTTTGGCCTTTGGGAGGGAAGGGCTTAGGGATTAAGGTGACCAAGAGCTAGTGAAAGaatataaaagacaaaactaGGCCATGAGTAAGACAGGCTTTAGGAGAGAAAACTGGAGTATCTCTGAAATGTGCTTAGAAGAGTTTTCAGGGCCGATCAGATTTAAGAGCTATTGTTTGACATGTAGTTACAAAGCCTTGCTTTTGGATTTCGCTGCTCTAATCTTTCCTTGGGGCATCAGACCTCTTTGATACTGTCTTTTAAAGGAGTATTTTGAGACCCTTTACTTAAAAGTCTAGCAGCAGAATTGCTGAAAATGCCTTCAATTACAGCCTTCAGTGTCCTTCATTAGAATCCTGCAATCCGTCATTTATCATTCAAAGGGGCTACCGCTCTTCACTGTTCGCCCTGGACTGTGTCACCTGTCCCCCCCTACCCTCCCACTGCCTCGGTGTAGGCTTACACAACACTGCCATTCTTCTAGACTCGCAGGGACACCTTCATTTTGTGCGTGCACCTGTAAGCCTGAATTTTTTCTACGGTTTCCATTTGGTAAACTGTGTggtctctgcctttctctttgctttcctgaTGGCATCAACCAGGACCCGCTTCCCgagttccttttattttcatatcttggtttgccctttcattttttttccccccaggggaGTTTAAGTCTGAAAAGCCACATGAGCTGAAACTCTTTCCTGCCGGTGCCTGTGCTCATTCACGTGCTGGTCCCAGGGGCTGGTTTACTCATTGTGGTTTGGCCAGCTCTGTTTTCATCCGATAAGTGCTGGTGGTCTAGACCAGAGTAAAActtaagggaaaagggaaggggaacCTGGCCTAGCGCCAAGTTTCCCTTGTGAGAACACTCCAGAGGGCAGCTGAGTCGGGGCAAGGAAGCCTTCTTGTCTACTGTAATCTCCACAGGGCTTCTGTGGGCACAACTAGACTCCTAGAGAGTTAACAGAACACAACAGAGCTGGCACAGAAGTATCACTACGGGATGCATGTTCCTGATTCATGCCAATCTCCTATTCATGGTTGAAGCTCACTTCCTCCTGCTTCATAGAAGGATCGAGAGCTGAGAAAACCTGGACTATCTCTTTTCCCAGAGATCTCTTCCTGAAAGAGAGGGGCCCTCTCCACCCCTACCACCACACTTTCTGTTGAGACaaagaggaggggcaggcaggtgtAAAACAGGAAATGGGAAGTGGGCCCATCTCTGAGTTCCCGGAAGTACCCCCCCCCAGCCTGCAGGCTGAACACGGAACTGAGACAAAGAAGAGAAGGCTTCTGGGTGGGCggactctgccttcctctccagaGTGACAGGGAACATGACACATTCTTGACTGTCATTAAAAGCCTCCAAAACATTCTcgcttcccttctttccttgaaTTAGGGATCTCTCTGAGCTTAATTCATGTGTTGGTTTATCCCTTCTTCCCACCTCTCCTCCCATAAACAGACCTGCAGTGCTAACTGTATTGtgcctctcttcctgtctctttcccACAGGAGAGGCCTAAACCCCCCTCATCGAGTCAAGTCCATCTCCATGACAACTTTCACTGAGCCTGAAGTGGTATTCCTGCAATCCCGTGGAAACGAGGTGAGCCACCACCGATGGAATGCCTGCTGGCTGTACAGTTGCCCTACTGGCCAGGGGGCGCTTTGCCTCAAGACTGTAGCTTTCTTTTTGGGTCgagtttcttttattattatttagtgtaTAGTTTATCTTGtctatgtatatttgtatatctgTGGAATCTTGGTTATACAAATTGTGCTTTGTCTAGGCCCTTGTTAGAGGAATCGGGGGGAAAGGAGCAAAATCTCTGTAGGGGGTGACTCCTGGGCACTCACAGGGAAGACTGCCCCTGGACAGTTAGAGCTCCACATTCCTGAACATTCAGAGTAGACAGAGCCGGCCCCCTGGAGTAAGATCTCCTGGAGCCAACTCTACCAACCCCACCCTCAGCAGCCTGGGTTTAAGCCCAAACGTGTCCTCGAATGTGGGTTAGACCCCTTCCCCAGCTACATCTGCTGGCGGTGGGAAGACACCATCCTCGGTGTTAGCGGTCCTCCTAGCTTGAAGGTGATTGGCTTACTTGGAGGGTGCCGACCAGGGAAGGCTCTGGAGGGGTGTTCTAGAAGCCACAGCTCTAACCGTTGTCCCTGACCCCACGCCCCTCCAGATTTAGTTCCCCATAATTCTCATGGCCCTCTCTTTTCTAAGTTGTGTCATAACATGTaattataaatctatttttaCTTACCTAAGGCATGACCTCCCCATTAGATGGTCAGCTCTGTGAAGACAGAGATGGTGTCTGCTTTGTAGAAACACCCAGACTCTCAGCTGTGTCTGTGCTCAGTAAATAACGTATTGATGAATAAAGTGGGAATAAAGTGCTTTCTGCCTGAACTCCTCTCTTACCTGATTCCACGCCTGTAGGTTTGCAGGAAGATTTGGCTGGGCCTTTTTGATGCTCGGACATCTTTAATACCAGATTCCAGGGACCCTCAGAAGGTGAAGGAGTTTCTCCAGGAAAAATACGAGAAAAAGAGATGGTAAGGAGGAGGAAAGCCGTTGCTGTGCGCACACCCATGTCCCACGACATTCTTCGTCGGATGGTCCAGTTTCCAGACTTGAACTGGGGCTTTTCTCAAAGGCCAGACTTCAAAATTATAAAGCTGCCTAAAGGACAACTTGTTCCCAGTCCCTAACCTCGCAGATTCGATGCCTCTCTTTTGGAGAGACATTAGACTGCTTGGAGAAGGGCTGGGCCTGAGGGAGTATGGGGCAAGTTAAAGCCCAGCTGGGCCCATATATGCAGAGAGGCAGCTGGGAGCACATGTCCTAGAGCCCTGTGCTTTAAAAAACCAGCGTTTTATCCACAGTTTATGTGTGTTCTGTTCTCCTGGTGACGAGAACAGTATCTTTGTGCTGCCCTGCCTTTTCTCTCCCCAGGTGGCACTTTCTgtggcttgatctcaggggtaTGTGCATGTTGGGGGGATAGCTCTAGGGCATAGAAGAGAAGGCAGCAAGGAGATCATCGTGGACAAAACAGCATTTTGGAGACTCTGCTGGGGGTGTCCTCCAGACAAAACAGATACCTCCAGGGTAGAACGTACATACACGCTGGAGTGGAGGGGATTTTATCAGACGTAGCAAAAGCTGGCAGGATAGACTGGAGCACTTTGAATAGGAGGGGGCAGAAGCTTTCTGTGGGACTGGAAAGGAGTTGGAAAATAGCATCACCTGTCCAGCAGCATTGCTGGCAGGTTATTACTTGAAACCCAAACGGTTtgatgtcagaaagagaaaggagaaggggagagaaaacccGGCCCAAGTCAGAGCGAAGTGAACATTCCCGCAGAAAAGAACAAGCATCCGACAGTAAAGAGGGACCCTCAGGATGGGCAGAACTTGACTGAGTTACAAAAGTCCCTTCAGTtcgaaaaagaaaatcagtgggCAAAGGCCAGGGGACTCGACTGCTGTCACCTGTGCTTCCCAGATGCCTGCACTTGACCATGGCGCACGGTGTTACCCTCTTCTCTCAGCCTGACTATTCTTTCTCAAAGGTATGTCCCCCCAGACCAAGTCAAGGGGCCCACTTATACCAAAGGCAGTGCCTCCACCCCCATCCAGGGCTCCGTCCCGGAAGGAAAGCCCCTGCGGACTCTCCTGGGGGAGCCTGCGCCGTCTCTATCCGCCGCTGCCTCCACCTCTAGCCAGGTAACTCTCAACACCCGCCCTCCGCCCTCCAACACTAGCTAGGGATTCGGCAGACAGGGATGTCTGTTTCCTAAATCCAGCCCCAGCTCCGGACTTAGCAGACGACAGTAGAGGAGATGTAAGTTAATTCTCCGCCCTGCTCTTACCTATGTCTCGGACTCCCCTTGGCCTCCTGTCTCCTGGAAGAAAGAACCCAACAGGAAGTGCTGTCTAGGGAAGTCAGTATCAACCTCAAACTTGACCATTGCTCCAAGGAAACGCGGAGGGGCCGAGACAATGCCTCAAGCCcctgggaaagaggaggaagtccCAGCTCCAGGGCTGGGGACCTGGCGGGGAGGGGGTACTCTTGGCAATATCCCTGTGTAGCTCAGTGTTCCCATCACCGATAGGCTCTGAAATGTCTGCTTCTGGGAGCTGGTCGCTGAGAAGACAGAGAGGTTAGGTACGTGAGGGGCCCAGTTGCTGCCCAGGAAATCTCTCAGTTGAGggcagtctctccctctcttctctctccacgTGCCTATCTGGGGGCAGCCTAGAGAGCCACGCAGGGGCCGGGTCATGTCTGGGACTCCCAAGTGCTCTATGTCATGCCTTCTCCTCTCAAGTCTGTCAGTCAGTCTCAGCCTCGGACGTCCCAGCCCCGGAGCTCTCAGCCGCCTCCCCACTCCTCGGTCAGGAAAGCCAGTACTGACCTGCTGGCCGACATAGGAGGAGACCCCTTTGCTGCTCCCCAGGCGGCACCGGCTTTTGCTGCATTCCCAGCCTTCGGGGGTAAGTGGGACCTGGGAAAAGAACATTCCTACAACGTATTATTACCCCTGACACAAGGCATTCACGCCCTTAGGGTGACCAAGTTTCCCCCCTAaaaccccctgcccccccccaccggctCTTAGCTCCCGTCCCACAAATGAGTCTGCTGACAATTCTGAAGCATCAGGGTTGGAAGGGCCGGGGTCAGATGAGAGTGGCCAGGATTATATCTGCGAGTTTGACCAGAAAACATGACAGTCGGGGACTCTAGCGCCTCCTCTTAGAACACTGGATTGCCTGTTtattactgtcttttttccattaaaatgggGCCGGGGGCTTATCCTGTGTTCCATTTCCCCTGTCCTCTTCCCAAAGATCAGCAACAGCCAACAGAGGGTTGAATAAAATGgtatctagtttttctttttgcctttcaagccccttcccccaccaaaacCTACTACTTTTTTCCCCCACGTGATTTAGCCCAAAGTAGCCCCTGACAAAAATGTGAATGCCTCATGGAATAAAGATAGAAGATGGTAGGGAGTGAACTTGGGAGGCCTCTGACATCGCCTTTCCCCCAGCGGGCTTCTGGCCCTCTGCCCAGGCCCCTGCCATCTCTCCCTGAGCAGGACCCTGTGGAAAGGCAGTGTCCCATCAGTGGCCTTTGTCCTTCCCAGTTAGTGCATATTTTATCGATTATatgtccattttatatatatggcctttatgttCCCTCCACCTGTAGGCCAGACACCCTCCCACGGAGGCTTTGCCAACTTCGATGCCTTTGGCAGTAGCGCCGGCCCGTCCGTGTTTGGAAGCATTCCTCCCGGCAGCCAAGGCCTGTTCCAGGCCCAGCCCACACCCACAGGTAAACTCTGCCctgctctcttccccttcccttccgcTCCCCTCCTCGCTTCCGACTGCGTTCATGTATTGCCCTTCATTCGCATCTGCACCGATCTAGAGAGCTGGGCAGAGGGGacggaggaggaagagaagcaggcccaggAAAGCAAGAGGGGGGCAGAGGAGACTTCTTGGCAGGGAAAGGGGCTCCCGCTCCATTTTGTCCTGGAAAGCCAGCAGCCCAGTTGCCGCAGGAATTGTGGGGGTGTGCATAGGAGATCTCTGACGGGCAAGTTGGAGAGACCCCAGTACTCGAAAAACCAAGAGTGTACGTGAGATTTCCTCTAGAGTGCTCTGATGGTCCGTGCTGGACCCTGCGCAAAGGGCGAGGGCTGGGTCAGAGTCCAAGATAGTCTCCAGAAGTCCTCACTCATCCCCATTAGAGCAGAAGCCTGTAAACTCAGTGTTGTGTTGTGCAGCaattgagacacacacacacacacaccccctcaaAAGAAAATGCCCTAAAGGCCGCTGCTGTAAAGCACCTGTTCTCCTCCCCGAGCCCCCAGACATCAGGTCTTCATAGCCTTGGGGCCGGTCCTCTGCGGttgtccatcctggacacacacgaGGGCAGCCGGTGTGCTGGAAAGACCCGCTGTCTGGGGAAAGCAAGTGACttacgctctctctttctccccttcccccccacccgccctgccccctctccacccccactgcCAGCCAGTCGGATGCTAACTGGAAGTTACAGCTTTGGTGAGTTTTCTTCTCACCCCAAAGCCCACCCAAGGTAGAAGCCTGTCTCAGgtgctctgagcagagagctctgagGTCTAGAAGGAACCTTTCCAAGGTGGCCAGCTTCCCCATGAAGCAGCTCGGCAGTTCCCTGTCGTACAGCCCACAGCGGGGCAGAGCTGGGCCCAAAGCCCAGACTCCCCTACTCTCTCGCTCTGCCCACCACCTTCCCACTGTGCACCGCGAATTGTCTGAGtgcttctgtttttattctaGTTTCGTTTTTTTGAATGGGGCAAGGAGGGACATTTTATGTTGATCGCAGTTAAAATTCACAAAGAAGTCCTCATGTTAACCAACTTAAAGTACCTGACAGGGTAGCCTTGAAAGTCAGAAAGCAGAAACTGTTAGACACAATGAAAATGTAACACGGCTACAGAGAGGCAGACTCGCAAGATTAATAGTAGATCAAGTAGGTAGACAAATATGGAGGAAAGTAGGCCATTTGACTAACACTTGAACAAGTTTGACCTAATAAATAGAAGTAGAACTTTGTAATCAAAAGACAGGATTTTCAAACATGGAACACTTTTATAATCTGACCACAGACCAAGAGACAACACATAAACTTCTAAGAAGTAGAaattgttgggcgcctgggtggctcagtgggttaaagcctctgccttcctctcgggtcatgatcccagggtcctgggatcgagccccacgccaggctctctgctcagcggggagcctgcttcctcctctctctccgcctgcctctctgcctacttgtgatctctgtctgtcaaataaataaataaaatcttcaaaaaaaaaaaaaaaaaagaagtagaaattgtTCAGGTCACATTCTAAATGATAAAAGGTGTCCTAAAAGATGTCCCATAATAATCTTTCATTGTCCTTGAAGGCGTGAAACAGGGAAAAGATAATCACAATATGGAAAACAGATAAAAAGCTAATAGCcatcatgtgtttttttaaaactataaataggggggcctgggtggctcagtcgttaagtgtctgccttcggctggggtcatgatctcagggtcctgggatcgagccccacatcgggctctctgctcagcgggaagcctgcttccccctctcccactacccctgcttgtgttccctctctcgctgtatctctctctgtcaaataaataaaatcttaaaaaacaaacctcaTGTAAATAAGAATAGGATAACACGGAACAGATACAAGCAGCTAATAATACCCAGAAAAAGATGAAAGTGTTTTCAACCTGACTAATCAACGGAAAAACAGAAATTAGGGTCAGATGATAATTCCGCACATTATATTCACAGAAGTTTTAAAGACTAGCCACGGCTGGTACTGTGTGGGGTAATTGGCCCTTCTGCATGTTCCCAGTAAGAAAGTAAGTTGGCACAGGAGTATTCAGTGTAGCAAGAGGGAAGTGTTCTTGGAATGAGAGCTCAAAAGGAAGCAGCCTGTACAAGGTGGTAATAAATTGGTCTGGCCAGAAATGCATGcctgttggggcatctgggtggctcagtgggttaagcgcctgccttgggATTATAGTCCCAGGTggctgttgggctccctgcttagcggggagcctgcttttccctctccctctgctcctccccctactcctgctcatgcttgctcgctcgcgctctcagtaaataattttttttttagattttatttatttattttattatttatttgacagacagggatcacaagtaggcagagaggcaggcagagagagaaggggaagcaggctccccactgagcagagagcccgatgtggggctcgatcccaggaccctgggaccatgacctgagccaaaggcagaggctttaacccactgagccactcaggcgccccaataaataatctttaaaaaaaaaaagaaaaagaaagaaagaaaagaaaaattcatgccTGTCCCAATCTGTTGCCTAAAGGGCCAACCtttaaaggagagaaggaaggtatCCGGAGCCCTCTCCGGCTGAAACTGGGGTGAACTTTTGTCCAGTGTCTGGTCATCTCTAAAAGAGACGGTCAGCAGCCCACCAGAGCCAGCCAGCCCTTGTGAGTCACTGTGAGGAGCATCCCCATCTTATCTCCGCGAGAACGGAAAGATCTCCACTCTGCCGTTGACCAAACCGGCTCAGCGTGGCCAGTGACCTGGGCAGACCCGATGTCGGATGAGTGGCAGGTCCCATTCACTTGCCACCGCACCGTGATCACGAGGGTGGTTCTCCTGAGTGTGCCATAAAGGAGTACTGGGGATCAAGTAGGGAGACTTGGGTGAGAGGTGGGTGTCTTTTCTGACAAGCCtggttgtatttttatatttctgaggGGGAGTCTGGAGAGGGGAAGTTTCTAAAACTGCCATTTCCCCCGAAACTGCTAGAAGGCATGTCTACCAATCCAGCCGCAGGGAATAGGGAGCTGGAAGTGTAGAGGAAGCAAACGAGCGAGCAGCGAGCGAGCGCAGGTATTCCATTCCTAGGTTCCCCAGAACCAGCCGAAAGTGCTGGATCCACCTGGCCGTCGCGAGGGCCGGCTCTGCCCCCTAGTGTCCGCCGGGAGACACACAGTCTGGCAGCGGCCGGACAGGACAAGGGCAGCTCCCCAGCTTGGGGAGCTCCTGACCCAAAGGCCCAGAGCAGGACTGGAGAGTCTGACCTAAGTGAGGACAGGAAGCTGTGTTCACTCAGAAATTCCACATACCCCGAATCATAGCCCAGGAAAGGCCAGGGGCCCCCGAGAATCAGAAGATTCAATACCAGACTCCTGGCTTCcagtctttctgcctgcctggggCCTGGAGAGGACACAGACCAAGTGTGCTCAGTGGCGTGATAGCCTTGCACTGGTTCCCGTCAAAAGCCCACGGACTGAGAAGGAGGGTGGCCAAGGCGAGCACTGGCCCTCGGGAAGCAGCCCAACCTTGGAACCTCGGAGCAGGCAGGGCGGGCCGTGGGCCCCTACCTTCCCTGCTGG
Proteins encoded:
- the AGFG2 gene encoding arf-GAP domain and FG repeat-containing protein 2 isoform X3; translated protein: MTTFTEPEVVFLQSRGNEVCRKIWLGLFDARTSLIPDSRDPQKVKEFLQEKYEKKRWYVPPDQVKGPTYTKGSASTPIQGSVPEGKPLRTLLGEPAPSLSAAASTSSQSVSQSQPRTSQPRSSQPPPHSSVRKASTDLLADIGGDPFAAPQAAPAFAAFPAFGGQTPSHGGFANFDAFGSSAGPSVFGSIPPGSQGLFQAQPTPTGSSQVTPFAASPLAPASQPSSLADMGGLLAPGPSAGGIPSSIFGVAGQVPTLQSATAGGGGSTGLAFGAAFTNPFTVPAAVPQLPSTNPFQPNGLATGPSFGMSSAEPGFPQTGPPTRAFVSTFPPPLFPAQTSVTQQQNGSSFSDLGPAKLGQRQLSQPAGTSTNPFVTGSSSSPFASKPPTTNPFL